A stretch of Bacillus pseudomycoides DNA encodes these proteins:
- a CDS encoding tyrosine-protein phosphatase, which translates to MTQQKSWLQASVERNSDNTLHIVWEDGVGEVTIYWSTSSEQIEENGQFLLNVTEAASCIIEDPSPNVRPYFRLVASNGQAVTVAERRLPLQGAFNFRDLGGYETSDGCKVKWGKLYRSEELAGLTEWDIAYLQQSGLKLICDYRTDFEVTHKPNPSITGARQVCIPVMQDIAKDLNINEFFQVGDLSMLGKPGEYLVKMNQGFVEDNEAFVRFLQLAQDPENLPLVNHCTAGKDRTGFGSALLLLLLGVSEETVMQDYLLSNGFREKLNQKMMAFLGAKLQNEESKEILGAMFEARAEYLQAAIDEITRKFGSIEMCAEKGLGFTREQLENMKTLLLEEK; encoded by the coding sequence GACGGTGTAGGAGAAGTTACGATTTATTGGAGTACTTCATCAGAACAGATTGAGGAAAATGGACAATTTTTATTAAACGTCACTGAAGCAGCTTCCTGCATAATAGAAGATCCGAGTCCTAACGTGCGTCCGTATTTCCGATTAGTGGCAAGTAATGGACAAGCAGTTACTGTAGCTGAGCGCCGGTTACCGTTACAAGGAGCGTTTAATTTCCGTGATTTAGGTGGTTATGAAACAAGTGACGGCTGCAAAGTAAAATGGGGTAAATTATACCGTTCAGAAGAATTAGCAGGATTAACAGAGTGGGATATTGCTTATTTACAACAATCTGGTTTAAAACTAATCTGTGATTATCGAACAGATTTTGAAGTGACGCATAAACCAAACCCAAGCATCACTGGTGCTCGTCAAGTCTGTATACCAGTTATGCAAGATATAGCGAAGGATTTAAATATTAATGAGTTTTTCCAAGTGGGAGATTTATCAATGCTTGGCAAACCAGGTGAATATTTAGTGAAAATGAATCAAGGATTTGTAGAAGATAACGAAGCGTTTGTTCGCTTTCTACAGCTTGCTCAAGATCCAGAAAATTTACCACTAGTTAACCATTGTACAGCTGGAAAAGACCGAACAGGATTTGGTTCAGCGTTATTATTACTTCTTCTTGGTGTTTCAGAAGAAACGGTTATGCAAGACTATTTATTAAGTAATGGGTTCCGTGAAAAGTTAAATCAGAAAATGATGGCGTTTTTAGGTGCGAAGCTGCAAAATGAGGAAAGTAAAGAAATATTAGGTGCTATGTTTGAAGCTCGCGCTGAGTATTTACAGGCAGCAATTGATGAAATTACTCGTAAATTTGGAAGTATTGAAATGTGTGCTGAAAAAGGGCTTGGGTTTACAAGAGAACAGTTAGAAAACATGAAAACATTGTTACTAGAAGAGAAATAA